In Chitinophagaceae bacterium, a single window of DNA contains:
- a CDS encoding rhodanese-like domain-containing protein, which yields MKTITAEEFQNKCTQNDILAIDVREEWEYAEYNIGNRNIPLYSLPDQIHTLELYKNKTIILYCKSGNRSKLAMKYIEENGFTNVADVKGGITAIRELLESEK from the coding sequence GTGAAAACAATAACAGCAGAAGAGTTTCAAAACAAATGTACGCAAAACGACATCCTTGCAATAGATGTCCGAGAAGAATGGGAATATGCAGAATATAATATAGGTAATAGAAATATACCTCTTTACTCTCTCCCCGACCAAATCCATACATTAGAGTTATATAAAAACAAAACAATAATCCTGTATTGCAAATCAGGGAATAGAAGTAAATTAGCGATGAAATATATAGAAGAGAATGGTTTCACCAATGTAGCAGATGTAAAAGGAGGTATAACTGCTATTAGAGAACTTTTGGAATCGGAGAAGTAA